Sequence from the Lysobacter capsici genome:
CAAATTTATCGCTAAGTGGTGAACGATGTGGAAAGGCACAGACAGCCAGGAGGTTGGCTTAGAAGCAGCCACCCTTTAAAGAAAGCGTAATAGCTCACTGGTCGAGTCGGTCTGCGCGGAAGATTTAACGGGGCTAAGCGATAAACCGAAGCTTGGGGTGCATCACTTTGTGATGCGCGGTAGAGGAGCGTTCCGTAAGCCGTTGAAGGTGGATTGAGAAGTCTGCTGGAGGTATCGGAAGTGCGAATGCTGACATGAGTAACGATAATGCGGGTGAAAAGCCCGCACGCCGAAAGCCCAAGGTTTCCTTGCGCAACGTTAATCGACGCAGGGTGAGTCGGCCCCTAAGGCGAGGCTGAAAAGCGTAGTCGATGGGAAGCAGGTTAATATTCCTGCACCTCGCGTAAGTGCGATGGAGGGACGGAGAAGGTTAGGCAGGCCAGGCGTTGGTTGTCCTGGTGAGAGAGTTGAGGCGGTTCCCTTTGGCAAATCCGGGGGAGCAACGTTGAGACTAAGGACCGGCCCATTCGGGCTAGGCTGCCGATATCACGCTTCCAGGAAAAGCTCCTAAGCTTCAGCTTACGCAGACCGTACCGTAAACCGACACAGGTGGGCAGGATGAGAATTCTAAGGCGCTTGAGAGAACTCGGGTGAAGGAACTAGGCAAAATAGCACCGTAACTTCGGGAGAAGGTGCGCCCTCCACGGTTAATAGCTGAGGGGGGCCGCAGTGACCAGGCCGCTGCGACTGTTTATCAAAAACACAGCACTCTGCAAACACGAAAGTGGACGTATAGGGTGTGACGCCTGCCCGGTGCTGGAAGGTTAATTGATGGGGTCAGCCGCAAGGCGAAGCTCTTGATCGAAGCCCCAGTAAACGGCGGCCGTAACTATAACGGTCCTAAGGTAGCGAAATTCCTTGTCGGGTAAGTTCCGACCTGCACGAATGGCGTAACGACAGCGGCGCTGTCTCCACCCGAGACTCAGTGAAATTGAAATCGCTGTGAAGATGCAGCGTTCCCGCGGCAAGACGGAAAGACCCCGTGAACCTTTACTATAGCTTTACACTGAACGTTGAGTTCGTCTGTGTAGGATAGGTGGGAGGCTATGAAACCATGGCGCTAGCTGTGGTGGAGCCATCCTTGAAATACCACCCTGTCGTGCTTGACGTTCTAACCTAGGCCCGTTATCCGGGTCAGGGACCGTGTATGGTGGGTAGTTTGACTGGGGCGGTCTCCTCCCAAAGTGTAACGGAGGAGCACGAAGGTACGCTCAGCGCGGTCGGACATCGCGCACTGTGTGCAAAGGCATAAGCGTGCTTGACTGCAAGATCGACGGATCAAGCAGGTACGAAAGTAGGTCTTAGTGATCCGGTGGTTCTGTATGGAAGGGCCATCGCTCAACGGATAAAAGGTACTCCGGGGATAACAGGCTGATACCGCCCAAGAGTTCATATCGACGGCGGTGTTTGGCACCTCGATGTCGGCTCATCACATCCTGGGGCTGTAGTCGGTCCCAAGGGTATGGCTGTTCGCCATTTAAAGTGGTACGCGAGCTGGGTTCAGAACGTCGTGAGACAGTTCGGTCCCTATCTGTCGTGGGCGTTGGAGATTTGAGAGGGGCTGCTCCTAGTACGAGAGGACCGGAGTGGACGAACCTCTGGTGTTCCGGTTGTCACGCCAGTGGCACTGCCGGGTAGCTATGTTCGGAAGCGATAACCGCTGAAAGCATCTAAGCGGGAAGCGCGCCTCAAGATGAGATCTCCCGGGACTTTAAGTCCCCTAAAGGAACCATCAAGACTAGGTGGTTGATAGGCAGGGTGTGTAAGTGCGGCAACGCATTGAGCTAACCTGTACTAATGATCCGTGTGGCTTGACCATATAACCTCAAGTTGCCTTGGCTTCATTGACACGTTAAGACGTTCCATCCAAAATACTGTTCGCTACATTCCAACTTATTCGCCGACAACGGGGTCCATTCCGTTGAAAGCACACCCACGTGAGCGTGAGCGCAACTTCAATCCACCGAAGCCTGCGACCCTCCACCCTCTCCCTGGTGATAATAGCTGTGTGGCACCACCCGATCCCATCCCGAACTCGGAAGTGAAACGCACATGCGCCGATGGTAGTGTGGCCTAAGCCATGCAAGAGTAGGTCATCGCCAGGGGCTTTACCCTAAAACGCCGCAACCACTGGTTGCGGCGTTTTTCTTTGCGCCAAACAAAAGCATGCCAGGCCCGCGGCTGGATTGCGAAGTTAATGCGCTGATAATCGATCGACGTGTCGTTCGGATAATCGATGCCGCCACGGCCCCGACCTGTAGGAGCGGCGCGAGCCGCGACCTGAATACCCACATCCGACGTAAGCGGGGCCTGCGGTCGCCGTTTGCGAAACGCCTACTGCGAGCGGATGCCGGAACGACGCAGACGGCCAGCTGCGCAATACATCCGCTTGGACAGATAACCGGTGTGCGACCACCGGGACGGCTTTGCCGAGACTGGCGATTTCCGGCTCGCATCAAATGCGCGGTCGCGCGGTCGCGGCGTGCGACGCGCCTACTAGGGCTACCGAGGCTGCGCGCCCATTGGCGCGTGGCGCTGATCAGGTCTGGCGGACAACCGATATCTGCTCGCTGGCGCCAAAAAATCTATGCGGAAAACAAGTTGCCGCATGATCTCTGGCAAGGCCTGGACCGGTCGCCGCCGCGTTGACAACGGGCCGGCCACCGCCGGAACGGCGCAATCGATGCGATAGCGCGCTGACAAAATCCAGGCGATGTCCGGTCACCAGTCCGGATCAGGCCAGTGAGCAAGGAATAGCCATGGAAGATATCTCGTTGCAAAGGCGCATGCCCCTGACGTTTCTGGAGGCATGCATGTTCACCCTCATCATCGGTCTGTGTCCGGCGGCATCGGCCCGGGCCGCGGAAGCGCAGCCACTGGTGACCTTGGCTTCGCTGGATTGCATGGCTTATGGATTGACGCCGCCGAACGCGCAAAATCAGCTGGCGCCGTCCCTGCCGTTCTATCAGCCTCGCGTTCCCAGGGCGCAGATCGACAGCGTAGTGAGCAAACCGATCGCCTCGCCGACCGGAAATTCGAAATTCCCGCAGTTCAACCACTTCAAGCTGTGGAGCATCTGGTTCGAACCGGAGGAGCAGGCGGCGGCGTTGCGACCGGTGATGTCGTGGAATATCGGCGAATACACCGGGTTCAACCCGTCCGGTCCGTTAAGCCAGGTCCAACGGGGCTTCATCGACAGCTACGGCCGTTCGGGGTTGCAGCTCGACGATGGACGTCTGGGCATGTGGATGAACTCGCTCGATCCGGATTTTCGTCGCTTCAGCGGTACCCCCGCGAATGTAAACGACGGGCACGGCTCGATGAACGCCGGTTGCTGGTATTACCCGCCCTCTCCGCTTGCCAAGTTGTTTCCCACCGTGGCGCACCAGTTCGATGTGGCATTCGATGTCGGTGTTCACCATGACGGATCGAGCAAGAACGACTGGCTCCCGAACGGAACGATCACCGATGGATCCGCGCAAGCCTACTTCCAGCTGATTGCCAGGAATCGGCAGCCTTACTATTGCGAGCCGCCGCCGCCGCGTGCGCCCGGTGAGCCTGTCCCACCGCCGAAGGTGTGCGACTTCTCGATGACGGTGGAGTTCTATACGCGCGATCCGCAGTACGCAACCAAACAATACGTGCATGGCGACACTTCGGGAACGCTGACGCATCCGATCGCGCAGACCGGTCTGATGGAGCCCAAGGATCAAGCGCACTGGATCCGGCGCATGGACAACTCCATGGTCTACAAAACCAGCGCACCGTTTCATTCGCGCGTGCATTTCCGAATGTCGTCGAGCCAGTTCCGTGCAGTCCTCGAAGCGGTCGCGAGTCATCGCGCCGACCCCAACGATCGGTTGCCGGAAATATCGCTGAACCCGCTCGATTACGACATCACCCTGTTGAACGTGAACGGCGAAATCCACGACAGCAACGCTGTACCGGGCCACGCTCAGCTCGGCATGAGCGTGAGCAATATTCGTATCACCTCGGTACTGGACCATTCGGCGGCGGGCGCGCCGGCCGGTTACATCGGCGATGGTTCGGCCGTGGTGTTTCGCAATAGCGACAATTCGATTCAGCTGTTCCAGGGCGAGATCGGTCAGGGCGCGGCCGACAAGGTCGTGCTTTCAGCGGGGCCGGCGCTCGGCGAGCCGGTGGGTTACTTCGCCGCCGCGGCGCCACGCGTGGTCTATCGCGATACCCATCGCGCGATCCGCGAGATCTTTCGCCACAATGGCCAGTGGACCGAGTGGAATCTATCGGCCGCGCTCGGCGCCGCGGACGCGTATTCCGATCCGCGCACGTTCGTCGACAGTGCGAACATGCCGCATGTGGTGTATCGCGACATGGCCGGCGATATCCACGAACTGTATATGGATGCCGGCGGCTGGCATCGCGCGAACCTCTCCACCGAGAGCGTGCCGGCGCGTCCGCGGCCGGCCTTGGGCGCGATGGCTTACGTCGCCAGCGGTTCGCCGCGGATCGTGTTCCACACGGTCGATAACGGCATCGGCGAGCTGTATTACTGGAACGGCGAGTGGCGGCAATGGGACATGACGCCGCTGGCCGGGCCGGGAGCGAGCGTGCGCTCCGACCCACAGGGGTTCGCCGATACCAATGGTCTGCCGCGTGTGGTCTATCTGGATTCGGCCGGAGATCTTCACGAGTTGCGGATCAACAACGGCGCGTGGACCCATACCGATCTGTCGCTGCTGACCGGCGCACCGAAAGGGCTCGGCAACCCGATGGGATTCGTCGCCGGCAACGCGGCGCGTGTGGTGTACCGAGGCGAAGACGGACGCATCCTTGAGCTGGTCGACTGGAACGGCCAATGGCTGCTCAACGACTTGAGCGCCACGCGCGGCGCGTTGAAAGCGAATGCCGATCCGATGGGCTTCGTCGACGCGAATGGAGTGGCGCGGATCGTATATCGCGGCGACGAGGACATGCAGGCACAGGCGAGCGACGACAACATGCTGCATGAGCTGTTCTACAGCGGCGGGCAATGGTTGCATCGCGACCTGTAAGCGCAGTTCGAAACGCGCAGCGGGCGCCGATCCATATCTGGCGGCGCCCGGATTTGCGATATCGCGACGATCCACCGACTTTGGTCGGATGCAGCGAGCCCGCGACGCGGTTACACTCGCCATCGGTCGCGCATGGCGACCCGCGCGGTCGGGCGATTGCTCCCCGGCCGACCGATCCGAGATCGCAAGGAGAGGTCCAGATGAAGTTCACAACCATCGGCAAGGTTCAGCACTAAGTCCGATTCCGCGGTCCAGGGCGATGCCCGGGCCGTGTCAGGCAGGTCGTTCGTGTCTGGGGTCTGTTATGGCCCTGGATAGCGCGCATTCGCCCGCCGCCTCTCTCTCCCGATTCGTTGATCCGGCGCATTGCTGCGCCCGTTCGCTCTCGTGCGTCATCGCATGCGCCTTGCCGGCGCGCGCGGATGGCTCGCGCCGCGGGAGTTTCCAAGTTCAAACAAGGCTGATCGCCATGATGATTTTTCGTTGGTTCGAATCGTTGATCGACCCGTTCCGGCCCGCGCCGGACACCATGCCGCCGCGTTCGGTGGCGGCGTTCTATTGGCATTTCATCCGCCAAGCGTGGCCGGTGTTCGTGGTCCTGACCGTGGTCGGGTTCTTCGTCGCCATCGTCGAGGTGGTGATGTTCGACTACCTGGGCAAGGTCGTGGATCTGGTCAACACCACGCCGGCGCAGGCGCTGTTTGCCCGGCACGGCAGCGAGCTGCTGTGGATGGCGGCGGTGATGCTGATCGCGCGTCCGATCTGCCTGGGGCTGCACGACCTGCTGCTCAATCAGGCCGTGCATCCCAGCATGACCAACCTGGTGCGATGGCAGACGCATCGCTACATGCTCAAGCAGAGTCTGAGCTTCTTCCAGAACGACTTCGCCGGCCGGGTCGCGAACCGGATCATGCAGACCGGTCCGTCGTTGCGCGAATCCACCACCCAGGCGTTCGACGCGATCTGGTACGTGATCGTGTACTCGGCGTCGGCGGTGTATCTGTTCGCTCAGGCCGATGCCTGGCTGATGGTGCCGTTGCTGGTGTGGATCGTGTTGTTCATCGGCTTGATGCGTTACTTCGTGCCGCGGGTCAAGGAACGTTCGTGGCGCGCATCGGATGCGCGTTCCAAGCTGATGGGACGCATCGTCGACGGCTACAGCAACATCACCACGTTGAAGTTGTTCGCGCACTCGCGGCGCGAAGAGCAATACGTGGCCGAAGCGATGGTCGAACAGACCCAGCGTTCGCGCGACATGACCCGCATGACCACGTCGATGGGCGTCAGCATCAGCGTGCTCAACGGCTTGTTGATCGTCGGCACCTGCGGCCTGTCGTTGTGGTTGTGGCATCGCGGCGCGATCACGGTCGGCGCGATCGCCTTGGCGACCGGCCTGGTGATTCGCATCCACAACATGTCGGGTTGGATCATGTGGACGGTGAACGGCATCTTCGAGGACATCGGCACGGTGCAGGACGGCATCGAAACGATTTCGCGGCCGTTGACCGTGACCGATCGCGTCGATGCGCAGCCGTTGCAGGTCGAACGCGGCAGCGTGCGCTTTGAGAACGTGCATTTCCATTACGGCCAGGACAGCGGCCTGATCGCGGATCTGGATCTGGAGGTGAAGCCGGGCGAGAAGATCGGCCTGGTCGGGCCGTCGGGCGCGGGCAAGTCGACGCTGATGAATATCCTGCTGCGGCTGTACGATCTGGAAAGCGGTCGCATCCTGGTCGATGGGCAGGACATCGCCGGCGTCACTCAGGAAAGCCTGCGTTCGCAGATCGGCGTGGTCACTCAGGATACCTCGCTGCTGCACCGCTCGATCCGCGACAACCTGCTGTACGGCCGGCCGGAGGCCAGCGATGCGGAGATGTTCGAGGCCGTGCGCAAGGCGCGTGCGGATGAGTTCATTCCGCGCCTGGTCGATGGCGAAGGCCGGGTGGGTTATGACGCGCTGGTCGGCGAACGCGGGGTCAAGTTGTCGGGCGGCCAGAGGCAGCGCATCGCGATCGCGCGGGTGCTGTTGAAGAACGCGCCGATCCTGATCCTGGATGAGGCGACCTCGGCGCTGGATTCGGAAGCCGAGGCGGCGATCCAGGAGAGTCTGGAAACGCTGATGGCCGGCAAGACGGTTATTGCGATCGCGCATCGCTTGTCGACCATCGCGCGGATGGACCGATTGGTGGTGATGGATCGCGGCCACATCATCGAGACCGGGACGCATGAGCAGTTGATCGCGCGCGATGGGTTGTATGCGCGGCTGTGGAAGCGGCAGACGGGGGGATTTGTCGCCGTGGATGCGTAAGAGATTGTGTTGAAGAAAGCGGGCGGGGCTTTGGCCTCGCCCGTTTTTTTGTGAACGAGTCGGTGTGATGTTGGTTGTTGAGTAATCGCGATGGCGGGATTGCGTCGTCGGTTTGAATTCGCGGTCGCGGCTCGCGCCGCTCCTACAGGGGGCGAATGTTGGTGCGCGGTGGTTAGAACAGCGAGCCGGTGGTGCCGCGGCCGTCGGGATCGGCTTGGTCGCGGCGTTTGCGGACCCACCCGCCTACGCCGGAAGGTTGGTGCGAAGGTGTCGCCGGTTTGGGTTTCGGCGCGCTGCGTTCGCGCGCCTGACGATGCGCGGTTTCGGCCATCGCCTTGAACTGGCGTTCGCGCTGCAGCCACAGTTCGTCCATGCTCGGGTCGGCGTGCGCGGGGTCGCCGACGTCGGCTTCGGTGGCTTGATCGGGAATGTGCTGGAACGGAATGCGCATCGGCGCGGCGCCTTGCTCGAGCGCGTGCTGCATGGTGCCGAAGTACAGGCGGTTGTGGCCGTAGCGTTGATTGACCTGATCGAGCACGCGGGTCAGCGCTTGATTGCGGTGACGATCGGGAAACAGTGACGCGGTGTCGGCGGTGCTCGGCTGCAGGTCGGTCAGCGAGACGGCCACCGACAGCGGCGGGTAGCGGTGTACCTGCCAGCGGCCGTCGGCGGCGCGCATCAAGGGTTCGATCGCGTCGGCCATCAGTTGCAGCAGGGTCGGGGTGTCGTCGAGCGGCGCGAACGACAGGTCGCGGCTGAAGCGTTGCTCCTTGCCGACGAAACGGATGTGCAGGCTCATGCCGCGCGCCTGGCAACGCTCGCCGCGCAGCCGCATCGCGGCCTTGGCGAGCAGCTTGAACATCACCGAACGCATGCCTTGCGCGCTGCGCATCTGCGGGTCGAGCACGTGCGAGTGGCCGACCGAGGCCACTGTCTTGCGCTGCCGCGACGGCGGTTCGATGCCGCGCAGCTGCGCCCAGAAACGCTCGCCTTCGATGCCGCCCCAGATCGCGCGCAGATGCTCGCGCGGCGCGGCGGCCAGTTTCGCGACTGTGTCGATGCCGGCGTCGATCAACCGTTGCAGCATCGACGGGCCGATCCCGCACAGGTCGTGCAATTGCAGGCCGTGCAGCGCGTGCGGCAGGTCGGAAAGCTCGATCACG
This genomic interval carries:
- a CDS encoding Y-family DNA polymerase, whose amino-acid sequence is MTLRCLFVDFNSYFASVEQFDHKELRGRPVGVVPVMAATTCCIAASPEAKRVGVKTGTPVHEALERCPDIMIVQARPARYVELHHRLIAAIEDCIPIDGKPLSIDEVACRLIGRERQRDQAIAIARKIKQTLVDRELSPILCSIGIAPNTFLAKTASDIQKVDGLTVIELSDLPHALHGLQLHDLCGIGPSMLQRLIDAGIDTVAKLAAAPREHLRAIWGGIEGERFWAQLRGIEPPSRQRKTVASVGHSHVLDPQMRSAQGMRSVMFKLLAKAAMRLRGERCQARGMSLHIRFVGKEQRFSRDLSFAPLDDTPTLLQLMADAIEPLMRAADGRWQVHRYPPLSVAVSLTDLQPSTADTASLFPDRHRNQALTRVLDQVNQRYGHNRLYFGTMQHALEQGAAPMRIPFQHIPDQATEADVGDPAHADPSMDELWLQRERQFKAMAETAHRQARERSAPKPKPATPSHQPSGVGGWVRKRRDQADPDGRGTTGSLF
- a CDS encoding ABC transporter ATP-binding protein, yielding MFRWFESLIDPFRPAPDTMPPRSVAAFYWHFIRQAWPVFVVLTVVGFFVAIVEVVMFDYLGKVVDLVNTTPAQALFARHGSELLWMAAVMLIARPICLGLHDLLLNQAVHPSMTNLVRWQTHRYMLKQSLSFFQNDFAGRVANRIMQTGPSLRESTTQAFDAIWYVIVYSASAVYLFAQADAWLMVPLLVWIVLFIGLMRYFVPRVKERSWRASDARSKLMGRIVDGYSNITTLKLFAHSRREEQYVAEAMVEQTQRSRDMTRMTTSMGVSISVLNGLLIVGTCGLSLWLWHRGAITVGAIALATGLVIRIHNMSGWIMWTVNGIFEDIGTVQDGIETISRPLTVTDRVDAQPLQVERGSVRFENVHFHYGQDSGLIADLDLEVKPGEKIGLVGPSGAGKSTLMNILLRLYDLESGRILVDGQDIAGVTQESLRSQIGVVTQDTSLLHRSIRDNLLYGRPEASDAEMFEAVRKARADEFIPRLVDGEGRVGYDALVGERGVKLSGGQRQRIAIARVLLKNAPILILDEATSALDSEAEAAIQESLETLMAGKTVIAIAHRLSTIARMDRLVVMDRGHIIETGTHEQLIARDGLYARLWKRQTGGFVAVDA